One segment of Rhodospirillales bacterium DNA contains the following:
- a CDS encoding D-alanyl-D-alanine carboxypeptidase — protein sequence MNPHSRTGRGRLVTLAGVVAVFAWALPAPAGAVEFTTSAPQGYLIDAETGTVLLAKGADQPMPPASMSKLMTVYMTFEALKDGRLSMDTELPVSREAWQKGGSKMFVEVDTMVPVIDLLRGVIVQSGNDASIVLAEGIGGTESGFASLMNHRARELGLQNSHFTNSTGWPDPNHVMSPRDLALLTILIVDHFPEYFPLFSETEYTYGGIKQQNRNPLLYRNMGAEGMKTGYTKAAGYGLTASALRNGRRLVLVLNGMNSPRQRVSEATRLLELAFAQTEAVHLADAGEVIGAVSVAGGRDLEVPVASATRLAATLPRGSGRNDTEFFIRYEGPVTAPIAAGTQVASLVVSNPMQAPTEYPLVAATPVPEVGLFMRMVRAAGFLIWGPP from the coding sequence ATGAATCCTCACTCGCGTACTGGTCGCGGTCGGCTTGTGACGCTCGCTGGAGTTGTTGCCGTCTTCGCGTGGGCTCTGCCAGCTCCCGCCGGCGCGGTCGAGTTCACGACAAGCGCACCGCAGGGATACCTGATCGACGCCGAGACGGGCACGGTCCTGCTGGCGAAGGGGGCCGATCAGCCAATGCCGCCGGCGTCGATGAGCAAGCTGATGACCGTGTACATGACGTTCGAGGCACTCAAGGACGGCCGCCTCTCGATGGACACCGAACTGCCCGTGAGCCGGGAGGCCTGGCAAAAGGGCGGGTCCAAGATGTTCGTGGAAGTCGACACGATGGTGCCGGTCATCGACCTGCTGCGCGGCGTGATCGTCCAGTCGGGGAACGACGCGAGCATTGTCCTGGCGGAGGGGATCGGCGGGACCGAGAGCGGTTTCGCGAGCCTGATGAATCACCGTGCGCGCGAACTTGGCCTGCAGAACAGCCATTTCACCAATTCCACGGGCTGGCCGGACCCGAACCACGTGATGTCACCCCGCGACCTCGCCCTCCTGACCATTCTGATTGTCGACCACTTCCCGGAATACTTCCCCCTGTTTTCAGAGACCGAGTACACCTACGGCGGTATCAAGCAGCAGAACCGCAATCCGCTGCTGTACCGGAACATGGGGGCGGAGGGAATGAAGACCGGCTACACGAAGGCAGCCGGATACGGCCTCACCGCTTCTGCGCTTCGAAATGGTCGGCGCCTGGTGCTGGTGCTGAACGGCATGAACTCGCCGCGACAGCGCGTGTCTGAGGCGACACGCCTGTTGGAGCTGGCGTTTGCGCAGACCGAGGCGGTCCACTTGGCGGATGCCGGCGAGGTCATTGGTGCGGTGTCCGTGGCCGGCGGCCGGGACCTGGAAGTCCCGGTGGCGTCGGCAACGAGGCTGGCGGCGACCTTGCCGAGGGGGTCCGGGCGCAACGACACCGAGTTCTTTATCCGGTATGAGGGCCCGGTAACTGCGCCGATCGCGGCCGGGACCCAGGTCGCCTCCCTGGTAGTCAGCAATCCAATGCAGGCGCCTACGGAGTACCCGCTGGTGGCGGCTACCCCCGTTCCTGAGGTGGGCCTCTTCATGCGGATGGTCCGGGCCGCCGGGTTCCTGATCTGGGGCCCTCCATAG
- a CDS encoding aspartate carbamoyltransferase catalytic subunit: MGEAASTVPVARRHLLGIEEMSRTEIVHLIDRADLIADCLARDNRPPDPLPGHLLISLFFENSTRTRASFQIAGQHLGFSVVDMSLATSSTGKGETLLDTAMTLNAMRPDVLVVRHAMSGVPHLLSHKVNCAVINAGDGNHEHPTQALTDALTIRRRKGTLEGLTVAICGDIMHSRVARSNMRLLTIMGSTVRVVAPATLMPPGIEAFGALPFESMAEGLEGADVVMMLRLQLERMHGSLVPSTREYFRFFGLDSDKLRAAKDDAVIMHPGPINRGTELDSVLADDIGRSLILEQVAHGVAVRIAVLEALVQNAAAGVPG, from the coding sequence ATGGGCGAAGCTGCATCCACCGTTCCCGTAGCTCGCCGCCATCTCCTTGGAATTGAGGAGATGAGCCGCACCGAGATCGTCCACCTCATTGATCGGGCAGACCTCATCGCGGATTGCCTAGCCCGGGACAATCGTCCGCCCGACCCGCTGCCCGGCCACCTGCTGATCAGCCTGTTCTTCGAGAATTCGACCCGCACCCGGGCGTCGTTCCAGATTGCAGGTCAGCATCTCGGCTTCAGCGTCGTGGACATGTCGCTCGCGACCAGTTCGACCGGCAAGGGGGAGACCCTGCTGGACACGGCGATGACGCTCAACGCCATGCGCCCCGACGTGCTCGTCGTGCGCCACGCTATGAGCGGGGTGCCCCATCTCCTTAGTCACAAGGTCAACTGCGCGGTGATCAACGCCGGTGACGGGAACCACGAGCACCCCACCCAAGCCCTGACCGACGCCCTGACGATCCGGCGGCGCAAGGGCACTCTCGAGGGGCTAACCGTCGCCATCTGCGGCGACATCATGCACAGCCGGGTGGCGCGCTCGAACATGCGCCTGCTCACCATCATGGGATCGACGGTCCGCGTCGTGGCCCCGGCGACGCTCATGCCTCCCGGCATCGAAGCGTTCGGCGCCCTGCCGTTCGAATCGATGGCCGAGGGGCTGGAAGGGGCCGACGTCGTCATGATGCTCCGCTTGCAGCTCGAACGCATGCACGGCTCGCTCGTCCCGTCCACCCGCGAATACTTCCGGTTTTTCGGCCTGGATTCGGACAAGTTGCGCGCGGCCAAGGACGATGCCGTGATCATGCACCCCGGCCCGATCAATCGCGGGACCGAACTCGACAGCGTGCTGGCGGATGACATCGGCCGTTCGCTCATTCTTGAGCAGGTGGCGCACGGAGTCGCGGTACGAATCGCCGTGCTCGAAGCGCTGGTCCAGAACGCGGCAGCGGGAGTCCCCGGCTGA
- the pyrC gene encoding dihydroorotase: MVGKRFRAPPRRTAYTGGRLVDPASGLDAQGGLLTEGKQIIDVGPGLFTDGAPEDAVHVDCTGLVLAPGLIDTRAHLREPGAEHKETLFTASRSAAVGGITSILCTPDTDPVIDGVAEVEFISRRARETSLVKVFAMAAITVGSRGEALTEMGLLAENGVPAFTDANRAVENASLMFRALKYARSLDLLLVQHPEHPALAGNGTMNAGVLATRLGLPSRPPIAEMILIERDLRLAEAAGSRIHFPLLSTRGAVEAVAAAKARGVAVTAGTAPHYFALTQNEVEGWRTFAKVSPPLRSEADRSAVAEAVVNGVIDVIASDHSPHHEDSKRQPFEQADFGMAALETVLPLALEFVHSGQLPLIELLRRVTWSPASIFGVPGGRLAPGEPADLVLLDLDYAWVLDAKEFRSKSQNAPYTAHPVRGRAIRTVVDGRTVFGEGP; this comes from the coding sequence ATGGTCGGCAAGCGCTTCCGCGCCCCACCGCGGCGAACGGCCTATACCGGGGGCCGTCTCGTGGATCCGGCGTCAGGGCTGGACGCACAGGGCGGGCTGCTCACCGAAGGCAAGCAGATCATCGATGTCGGACCCGGGTTGTTCACCGACGGCGCACCCGAGGATGCGGTCCACGTCGACTGCACGGGCCTCGTGCTGGCGCCGGGCCTGATCGATACGCGCGCCCATCTCCGGGAGCCCGGCGCCGAGCACAAGGAAACCCTGTTCACGGCCAGCCGTTCGGCGGCGGTCGGCGGCATTACCAGCATCCTGTGTACGCCGGATACCGACCCGGTCATCGACGGCGTAGCCGAGGTGGAGTTCATCAGCCGGCGGGCGCGCGAGACCAGCCTCGTCAAGGTTTTTGCGATGGCGGCCATCACGGTCGGCAGTCGTGGCGAGGCACTGACCGAGATGGGCCTGCTGGCCGAGAACGGCGTGCCCGCGTTCACCGATGCCAATCGTGCTGTCGAGAACGCCAGCCTGATGTTCCGGGCGCTCAAGTATGCGCGCTCGCTCGACCTGCTGCTCGTTCAGCACCCGGAACACCCTGCCCTAGCGGGAAACGGCACCATGAACGCGGGCGTTCTCGCCACGCGGCTTGGCCTGCCCAGCCGTCCGCCTATCGCGGAAATGATCCTGATCGAGCGTGATCTGAGGCTGGCCGAAGCGGCGGGGTCGCGCATTCACTTCCCGCTTCTCTCGACCCGTGGCGCGGTGGAAGCGGTCGCGGCCGCCAAAGCACGGGGCGTGGCGGTCACGGCCGGAACGGCGCCGCACTACTTCGCGCTTACCCAGAACGAGGTTGAGGGCTGGCGAACCTTCGCCAAGGTGTCGCCACCGCTGCGCTCCGAAGCCGACCGGTCCGCCGTCGCCGAGGCCGTCGTGAACGGCGTGATCGATGTCATCGCGAGCGACCACTCGCCCCACCATGAGGACAGCAAGCGTCAGCCATTCGAGCAGGCCGACTTTGGAATGGCCGCGCTGGAGACCGTGCTGCCGTTGGCTCTGGAATTCGTGCATTCGGGTCAGCTGCCGCTGATCGAGCTGCTCCGGCGGGTCACCTGGAGCCCCGCCTCCATCTTCGGCGTCCCGGGCGGGCGCCTGGCTCCCGGCGAGCCCGCCGACCTCGTCCTCCTGGACCTTGATTACGCCTGGGTCCTGGACGCCAAGGAATTTCGAAGCAAGTCCCAGAACGCGCCATATACCGCGCATCCGGTTCGCGGCCGGGCGATCCGAACGGTTGTCGACGGACGCACGGTCTTCGGCGAAGGACCATGA
- the plsY gene encoding glycerol-3-phosphate 1-O-acyltransferase PlsY has translation MIPDLVLGTGQIVYWATVLVPAYLLGSIPFGLILGRLAGVGDVRRRGSGNIGATNVLRTGRRGLALATLVLDAAKGTLAVVLALRFGPEPAGWAALAAVSGHMFPVWLGFRGGKGVATTFGALLALTWPVALVSGVGWVALVAIFRRSSVGALGALVVGAPLLLWGLLELQRAGHLPIGLPGDPAHLPSLILIALLITFRHHANVRRLLKGTEPEIDLGRGTHDEPGPR, from the coding sequence ATGATCCCGGACCTAGTGCTGGGCACGGGACAGATCGTGTACTGGGCGACCGTACTGGTCCCGGCCTACCTGCTTGGCTCGATACCGTTCGGTCTGATCCTGGGCCGGCTGGCGGGCGTCGGTGATGTACGGCGGCGCGGGTCGGGCAACATCGGCGCCACCAACGTGCTCCGTACCGGACGGCGCGGCCTGGCCCTCGCGACGCTCGTCCTGGACGCCGCGAAAGGAACGCTGGCCGTCGTACTGGCCTTGCGGTTCGGGCCCGAACCCGCAGGCTGGGCGGCGCTTGCCGCCGTCAGTGGACACATGTTTCCCGTGTGGCTTGGCTTTCGCGGCGGCAAGGGAGTTGCCACCACGTTTGGCGCGCTGCTGGCCTTGACGTGGCCGGTAGCGCTCGTGTCAGGAGTCGGATGGGTCGCGCTTGTGGCGATCTTCCGGAGGTCCTCCGTCGGGGCGCTCGGCGCGCTGGTCGTTGGCGCTCCCCTCCTTCTTTGGGGCCTGCTGGAACTGCAGCGGGCTGGTCACCTGCCGATCGGACTTCCCGGCGATCCTGCGCACTTGCCCTCCCTGATCTTGATCGCACTGCTCATTACCTTCCGCCATCATGCCAACGTGCGTCGATTGCTAAAGGGTACGGAGCCGGAGATCGACCTCGGTCGCGGAACCCACGACGAACCAGGACCCAGATGA
- a CDS encoding mobile mystery protein B has translation MNDLFDEPAHTTPLEPREREGLLQSWITYRRDLNEAEQTNVAAGTVWAWRVRRRDLLEEKFLRQLHKRLFGDVWAWAGEFRMTERNIGIEPVRIPVELRMAFDDARYWTEHETFPPDEIAVRLHHRLVAIHPFPNGNGRTTRLMGDLVAARLGQEPFTWGRQHLTDISEMRTRYIAALRAADNHDIGPLQEFARS, from the coding sequence TTGAACGATCTCTTCGATGAGCCAGCGCATACCACCCCTCTTGAGCCGCGAGAGCGCGAAGGTCTTCTCCAGAGCTGGATCACCTATCGGCGAGATCTGAACGAGGCGGAGCAAACGAACGTCGCGGCGGGCACAGTATGGGCTTGGCGCGTTCGCCGACGCGACCTGCTTGAGGAGAAATTCCTTCGGCAGCTTCACAAGCGCCTGTTCGGTGACGTCTGGGCCTGGGCCGGCGAGTTTCGCATGACCGAGCGGAACATCGGTATCGAGCCGGTACGGATCCCCGTCGAACTAAGAATGGCGTTCGACGACGCTCGTTACTGGACTGAACACGAAACATTCCCGCCCGACGAGATTGCAGTGCGGCTGCATCACCGGCTGGTCGCGATCCATCCGTTTCCCAATGGCAATGGCCGAACGACGCGCCTGATGGGAGATTTGGTGGCAGCCCGGCTCGGCCAGGAGCCGTTTACATGGGGCAGACAGCATCTGACCGACATCAGCGAAATGCGGACGAGATACATCGCCGCCCTTCGGGCCGCGGACAATCACGACATCGGTCCGCTGCAGGAGTTCGCGCGTTCGTAG
- a CDS encoding mobile mystery protein A has translation MKTGTRAIARQRLDQRFSSMKPESRYQPPPKGWIRAIRDALGMSGAQLGRRMGVKAQSVADIEKSEAAGTIQLTTLRRVAEALDCVAVYALIPKSSLEELVQRNAREIARKELVRIAHSMDLEAQGLSPEEREGQLENYIRQHLRERDLWEDA, from the coding sequence ATGAAAACCGGCACAAGAGCCATTGCGCGCCAACGCTTGGATCAACGCTTTTCGTCCATGAAGCCGGAGTCCCGCTACCAACCTCCACCGAAAGGCTGGATCAGGGCGATACGCGATGCTTTGGGCATGTCCGGCGCTCAACTTGGCCGACGCATGGGCGTGAAAGCCCAAAGCGTCGCAGACATCGAGAAATCGGAGGCCGCTGGAACCATCCAGCTCACGACGCTCCGCAGGGTGGCAGAGGCGCTGGACTGCGTGGCCGTGTACGCCCTCATTCCGAAGTCTTCGCTGGAAGAACTGGTTCAACGAAACGCCCGCGAGATCGCACGCAAAGAACTCGTCCGGATCGCGCATTCGATGGATCTTGAAGCCCAAGGCCTGTCTCCGGAAGAACGCGAAGGACAACTCGAAAACTATATTCGCCAACACCTTCGAGAACGTGATCTCTGGGAGGATGCTTGA
- a CDS encoding fatty acid desaturase yields MAESVVEPGMPTEATPAPGGAVVPSLWNALPHLLPLAIFPLIFNAAVFGGWWIGACFVFFMLAGPLDIALGVDERNMDPARASERRLLWHNLPVWLWAFLWPVTLVFGLWQILLADHLAAWEAVSMAVILAVEAQAVFIVGHELVHRRTVWERRLGEFLLASASYPHYATEHIYIHHALVGTPLDLGSAPKGQSLWHYFPRELASNITGAWRVARERLARRGLPVWHYTNPFWRYGGETAAWYALIYWMGGPWAILIFAILCLGVVLSMKISNYIQHYGLRRIRLSTGRFERVRPRHSWSANWRFSNWMFYNMQRHPDHHAVASRHYSLLQHHGGDESPQLPGSYAKMFNLAVRPRRWFETMDPLVDRWRAHFYPEIDDWSAYDSPVSAARPEAFDAIVEIFGAAPRLARRIERHPELLDTLQDREFTDLDLPTGFGPDPESEAIARRGLTRIYWTREFGVPEMRAQIAEAPFQDAGDAAEVVRNWANDKAFQIGVHTLRGNLSPIEAATAHSHVADAAVTAVLAAVQDEFAEQHGPGDGGGFAAVVLDDLASREAAPGAELHLLFVHEGGQQDHYDSLCRRILEATDGLSVDSLLFGPIPAARNRCDVWSLAGFVGHFREGATTDELRDLIRARCVYESPGSGLERRFAEARSEALSGSRGREELITELAEPATDAGEASLSAIDGGRGGLGDVERVARWLQLLHFRDMPADTATTAASVFETAATHGWIADGAAKRLAEAANLWRNLQGAVRLVAGANAEIDALGTRAKAVLAQCCGADDFEVLATTVTDMAASTAAEIDALHGSDASESQA; encoded by the coding sequence ATGGCTGAGAGCGTTGTCGAGCCGGGTATGCCAACCGAGGCGACTCCGGCCCCAGGAGGCGCGGTCGTGCCGTCATTGTGGAATGCGCTTCCGCATCTTCTGCCGTTGGCGATCTTTCCGCTGATATTCAATGCCGCCGTCTTCGGTGGCTGGTGGATTGGCGCATGTTTCGTGTTTTTCATGCTGGCGGGTCCGTTGGACATCGCACTGGGCGTGGACGAACGGAACATGGATCCGGCGAGGGCGTCTGAGCGGCGGTTGCTCTGGCACAATTTGCCGGTCTGGTTGTGGGCGTTTCTTTGGCCCGTGACCCTCGTGTTTGGTCTCTGGCAAATCCTCCTGGCCGACCACTTGGCCGCGTGGGAAGCGGTGTCGATGGCGGTCATCTTGGCCGTGGAAGCACAGGCGGTGTTCATCGTCGGCCACGAGTTGGTCCATCGGCGCACCGTGTGGGAGCGACGCCTTGGGGAGTTCCTGCTCGCCTCGGCCTCGTATCCGCACTACGCGACCGAGCACATCTACATCCATCACGCCCTGGTGGGCACGCCGCTCGACCTCGGCTCGGCCCCGAAGGGTCAGAGTCTCTGGCACTACTTTCCGCGCGAGCTGGCCAGCAATATCACCGGCGCATGGCGAGTGGCTCGCGAGCGGTTGGCGCGACGCGGACTGCCGGTTTGGCACTACACGAACCCGTTCTGGCGATACGGTGGCGAAACTGCGGCCTGGTACGCGCTGATCTACTGGATGGGCGGTCCCTGGGCCATCCTGATCTTCGCCATCCTCTGCCTCGGCGTGGTTCTGTCGATGAAGATCAGCAACTACATCCAGCACTACGGACTGCGTCGCATCCGGCTTTCGACCGGTCGGTTCGAGCGTGTACGGCCTCGCCATTCCTGGAGCGCCAATTGGCGTTTCAGCAACTGGATGTTCTACAACATGCAGCGGCATCCGGATCACCATGCCGTGGCCAGCCGCCATTACTCGCTGCTCCAGCATCACGGTGGAGACGAATCGCCGCAGCTGCCTGGCAGTTACGCCAAGATGTTCAATCTGGCGGTGCGTCCTCGGCGCTGGTTCGAGACCATGGACCCTCTGGTCGATCGCTGGCGCGCGCATTTCTATCCGGAAATTGACGACTGGAGCGCCTACGACAGCCCGGTTTCCGCTGCGCGTCCGGAAGCGTTTGACGCGATCGTCGAGATCTTCGGCGCGGCGCCTCGGCTCGCACGGCGGATCGAACGCCATCCCGAGTTGCTCGACACGCTCCAGGACAGGGAGTTCACCGATCTCGATCTTCCCACGGGCTTCGGACCGGACCCGGAAAGCGAAGCCATCGCCCGACGTGGCCTGACCCGGATCTACTGGACGCGCGAGTTCGGGGTACCGGAAATGCGCGCGCAAATCGCCGAGGCGCCGTTCCAGGATGCCGGCGATGCCGCGGAAGTGGTTCGGAACTGGGCAAACGACAAGGCATTTCAAATCGGCGTTCACACCCTGCGCGGGAATCTGTCGCCGATCGAAGCCGCAACGGCCCACTCGCACGTCGCGGATGCCGCTGTGACTGCCGTGCTGGCGGCCGTCCAGGATGAATTTGCCGAGCAGCACGGTCCGGGCGACGGGGGCGGGTTCGCAGCCGTCGTCTTGGACGACCTGGCGAGCAGGGAGGCCGCGCCTGGCGCGGAACTCCATCTCTTGTTCGTGCACGAGGGCGGACAGCAGGATCACTACGACTCGCTGTGTCGCCGGATTCTGGAGGCGACAGACGGCTTGTCGGTCGACAGCCTGCTGTTTGGGCCGATCCCGGCCGCCCGGAACAGGTGCGACGTGTGGTCGCTGGCCGGCTTCGTGGGACATTTCCGAGAGGGGGCCACGACCGACGAGCTCCGCGACCTGATCCGGGCGCGATGCGTCTACGAGTCTCCCGGTTCCGGCTTGGAGCGGCGGTTCGCCGAAGCACGGAGCGAGGCGCTGTCCGGCTCCCGGGGACGCGAAGAGCTGATCACGGAGCTCGCCGAGCCAGCTACGGACGCCGGAGAAGCCAGTCTGTCAGCGATCGACGGTGGCCGGGGCGGCCTCGGCGATGTGGAGCGCGTCGCCCGATGGCTGCAATTGCTCCACTTCCGAGACATGCCCGCGGACACAGCCACCACCGCGGCTTCGGTCTTCGAAACTGCTGCCACGCACGGATGGATCGCCGACGGAGCCGCGAAGCGGTTGGCCGAGGCTGCCAACCTGTGGCGAAATCTGCAGGGGGCTGTCCGCCTTGTTGCGGGTGCCAATGCCGAGATCGATGCGCTCGGCACCCGGGCCAAGGCCGTGCTCGCGCAATGCTGCGGGGCCGACGACTTCGAGGTACTGGCGACCACAGTGACGGACATGGCTGCCAGCACCGCCGCAGAGATCGATGCGTTGCACGGCAGTGATGCTTCCGAGTCGCAGGCTTGA
- a CDS encoding ribonuclease activity regulator RraA codes for MDAELRAALTACSTATITMQLLKRGIRATAMRGVAPLAEGQGRVAGEAYTVRFIPMREDLSDPAVLGARENPQRRAIEECPAGAILVMDGLGNCNVGTLGDILAERLRVRGVAACVTDSAVRDAEAVVATGFPVWCGGRAAPPNNTGLAMGDLQTPIGCGGVAVIPGDVLVCDGDGVAVIPTAMVESVAADAVEQERVETFVLERIRAGDTVPGTYPPNEETLSAYEIWKQGHD; via the coding sequence ATGGACGCTGAACTGCGGGCTGCGTTAACCGCCTGTTCGACTGCAACCATTACGATGCAATTGCTCAAACGCGGCATTCGCGCGACGGCAATGCGTGGCGTTGCGCCGCTTGCGGAGGGACAGGGGCGTGTGGCCGGCGAGGCTTATACCGTCAGGTTCATCCCCATGCGTGAGGACCTCTCGGACCCCGCCGTCTTGGGCGCGAGGGAAAATCCGCAGCGTCGCGCGATAGAGGAATGTCCCGCCGGGGCAATCCTGGTGATGGACGGTCTCGGAAATTGCAACGTCGGGACACTCGGTGACATCCTCGCGGAACGCTTGCGAGTGCGCGGCGTCGCTGCCTGCGTGACGGACAGCGCGGTGAGGGATGCGGAAGCCGTCGTGGCGACCGGCTTTCCGGTGTGGTGCGGCGGGCGGGCGGCACCACCCAATAACACTGGGCTCGCGATGGGTGACCTGCAGACGCCGATCGGCTGTGGCGGTGTGGCGGTCATTCCGGGCGATGTGCTGGTTTGCGACGGCGACGGTGTGGCGGTCATCCCGACCGCGATGGTGGAGAGCGTTGCGGCCGATGCCGTCGAGCAGGAGCGGGTGGAAACCTTCGTGCTAGAGCGAATCCGCGCCGGCGACACCGTGCCCGGCACGTACCCGCCCAATGAAGAGACCTTGTCGGCCTACGAAATCTGGAAACAGGGCCACGACTGA
- a CDS encoding type II toxin-antitoxin system VapC family toxin: protein MILIDANLLLYAADTESPHHEPSRNWLENTLSSGRAVRFAVVTLLAFVRIVSDRRIFSRPLSPAEACSRVDEWLALPNVRLLQPGPNAWRLLGRMCQEGQAKGPMVMDAHLAALAMEHGAAIATTDRDFMRFPDIEVVNPAVPNA, encoded by the coding sequence GTGATTCTCATCGACGCCAACTTGCTTCTCTACGCCGCCGATACCGAAAGTCCGCATCATGAGCCGTCTCGGAATTGGCTCGAGAACACGTTGTCGTCCGGCCGAGCGGTGCGCTTCGCCGTTGTCACCCTGCTGGCCTTCGTCCGGATAGTATCGGACCGCCGCATCTTCAGCCGCCCCCTGTCCCCGGCAGAGGCGTGCTCGCGGGTCGACGAGTGGCTCGCGCTGCCGAACGTCCGTCTTCTCCAGCCGGGGCCGAATGCATGGCGGCTGCTGGGCAGAATGTGTCAGGAGGGCCAGGCCAAAGGTCCCATGGTGATGGATGCCCACCTTGCCGCACTGGCGATGGAGCACGGCGCGGCGATTGCAACCACCGATCGTGACTTCATGCGCTTTCCGGACATCGAAGTCGTGAATCCGGCCGTGCCGAACGCGTGA
- a CDS encoding IS1595 family transposase: MAQTAPGKAHRKGVSLIELMNMFPTEEAATRWFESVVWPDGKRFCGRCGSTRTKPVPNARPMPYWCSDCRKYFSVRTGTPIARTNIPLRKWAIAIYLCLTSLKSVASMKLARDLEITQKSAWFMLHRLREAWAWRRGTGPFDGPVEVDETYFGGKRKNMSNAKRREIRKTVGGRGAVGKTAVVGAKDRATNKVKAEVVQATDKATLQGFVSDTAKDGATVYTDEAIAYKGMPFDHKAVKHSVSEYVRDMAHTNGIESFWSMLKRAQQGTFHKMSPKHLQRYIAEFVAKHNIRESDTLDQMRDMVAAMVGRNLLYRELVAENGLSNGAR; the protein is encoded by the coding sequence ATGGCACAAACCGCACCAGGCAAGGCCCACCGCAAGGGCGTCAGCCTGATCGAACTCATGAACATGTTCCCGACCGAGGAGGCCGCGACTCGGTGGTTCGAGTCCGTGGTCTGGCCGGACGGCAAACGGTTCTGCGGGCGGTGCGGCTCAACCCGCACCAAACCGGTCCCGAACGCTAGACCGATGCCCTACTGGTGCTCCGACTGCCGCAAGTACTTCTCCGTCCGCACGGGCACCCCGATTGCCCGCACCAACATTCCGTTGCGGAAATGGGCCATTGCGATTTACCTGTGCCTAACCAGCCTGAAATCGGTCGCCAGCATGAAGCTGGCCCGGGATCTCGAGATCACGCAAAAGAGCGCGTGGTTCATGCTGCACCGGCTCCGGGAAGCGTGGGCATGGCGGCGCGGGACCGGCCCGTTCGATGGCCCGGTCGAGGTCGACGAGACCTACTTCGGCGGGAAGCGGAAGAACATGTCCAACGCCAAGCGCCGGGAAATCCGGAAGACCGTCGGCGGCCGCGGTGCCGTAGGCAAGACGGCCGTGGTCGGGGCCAAGGACCGGGCGACCAACAAGGTGAAGGCCGAGGTCGTGCAGGCCACGGACAAGGCCACGCTACAGGGTTTCGTGTCTGACACCGCCAAGGATGGCGCCACCGTCTACACGGACGAGGCCATTGCCTACAAGGGCATGCCCTTCGACCACAAGGCGGTCAAGCACTCGGTCTCGGAGTATGTCCGCGACATGGCCCACACGAACGGTATCGAGTCCTTCTGGTCCATGCTCAAGCGGGCACAGCAGGGCACGTTCCACAAGATGTCACCGAAGCACCTGCAACGCTACATCGCCGAGTTCGTGGCCAAGCACAACATCCGGGAGTCGGACACGCTCGATCAGATGCGGGACATGGTGGCCGCCATGGTCGGCCGGAACCTGCTATACCGGGAGCTGGTCGCGGAGAACGGGCTGTCGAATGGGGCGCGGTGA